In the Bacillus sp. HSf4 genome, TGATCCCCGCTTTCTTTTTTGACTTCTTTAATGATGTCGAAGATAGACGATACAAGATCGACCCTGTTGTCAGAGTACTCTTTTTTCAGGGTGTACTGATCGGGGACCTCTTCCCTTGCTTCCTGTTTTTTGGCAGATGTTGCCTTTTGGTCTTCTACCGTAGCCGGTGCATAAATCGTATTTTCGCTGATTGAAAACAAATCAAGATCAAGCGACTCGGGTCTGACATGGAAAAAAAGCAGAATAAACATCAGCGCTGATATGGCTGTATAAAGAATAACGGGGAGAAAACGGGCTTTTTCCATTCGGGTAAGCCGGTTTTTACCGCCTCTTTTTTTCTTTTTCAACAATAGCACCTCTTTCCGGCGAGAAACTAAAAAATGGCCCGATAGCGGGCGATCGGGCCATTCGGAGTTATTTTGTCTGTTCGTATGCTTCGATAATTCGGGCGACAAGCGGATGTCTGACCACATCTGTCTGATCCAGTTCAACGAATGAAATTCCTTCGATATCAAGGAGCATGCTTTTCGCGACGGCAAGTCCTGACTTGACTCCCTTTGGCAAATCGATTTGCGTAATATCGCCTGTAATGACCATTTTAGAACCAAAACCCAATCTCGTCAAAAACATTTTCATTTGTGCAGGCGTCGTGTTTTGCGCTTCGTCCAAAATGACAAAGGCATCGTCAAGCGTCCGGCCCCTCATATAAGCGAGCGGCGCGATTTCAATGGTTCCCCTTTCAAGGAGCCTCGCTGTATGGTCCGTTCCGAGCACATCGTGGAGGGCGTCATACAAAGGCCTTAAATAAGGGTCGACCTTTTCTTTCAGATCACCGGGCAAAAAGCCGAGGCTTTCTCCTGCTTCAACGGCCGGCCTCGTCAAGATGATTTTTTTTATGCGTCCGTTTTTCAGTTCATGAACGGCTTTTACGACCGCCAAATAGGTTTTTCCCGTTCCGGCGGGACCGATGCCAAAGATTAAATCGTGCTTTTTCATTGCCGTGATATACTCTCTTTGCCCGATGGTTTTGACTCTGATCGGCTTCCCTTTGGCATTTTTCGTAATTTCCTCTTCATACATACTTTCAAAAAACTCAAGCTTGTGCTTTTTCGCCATCTTGATCGCATAGATGACATCCCGTTCAGAAATCTCAATTCCTTTGCGGATCAGATTCAAGAGGGACGCGAGCAGGCTGTCAACGATTTGAAACGTGTTCTCGTCACCGGCTACATAAACGGTTTCACCCCGTGTAACAATCGAGACGTTCAGCTCTTCCTCCATCATTTTTAGATGCGAATCCTGATTTCCAAACAGCGCCTGAGCTTCATTCGGACTTTCCAATTGCTGATTAATCGCAAGTAAGTGTTCTGTCATTCTTTAGTCTCCTGAACGATTGGTGTTGTTTGAACAATGTCTTCAATAACCTGGTAAAGGATGATCAATTTAACTTTACCATTCTCACTCGTTTCGTGCAAAACTTTTTCATTGATAATGTCCCCATCTTCGCCAATTTTTTTCCGGACGTCCCTTTTTCCCATTTTGATGCCTTCCTGAACCGCTTCTTTTTTGGTATACACCCTTTTGACCTGTTCGCTTTCCCGCGTCGTTTCTTTTTCATAAGCGATGGGAAGCTTAAAGTTCATGAAGTGAAGCGAATGTTTTTCGACTTCGGTCTTCGGACGCAAAAGCTCTTCTTTTTTGAATGCAAATCCCCAAAAAGGAACGGAAAGTGAACCGATGGAGAGCTTGTGCTTTGTCCTTACTTTACCCGTAAAAACATCAAATGATGTCTCAAGCGGCACCGTCACTTTAGACTTGTACCATGTTTCACCGTAAATTTTGCCTTTGGCGCCGACCTTTTGCTTCTCATCCTCTGTTCCGATCAGCCCTGAAACGAGCATCTCCCCTTTTTCAACATGCTGATTCACCGTAACGAGCGGCTCTCCTTTTTCAACAAACATCTTGGAGATGGTCGCTTCTTTTTTGGCGATGATATGCCTTGGACCGATGTATTTTTCCTTATCAGGCTCATTTTTCTCCACCACTTTCATGTGAAGGGCTGTCCCGTTTAATTCGATGCCGACCCAAGTAATATTTTCAACGCTCTTTGTCAGCGACTGCTGAATGTTCTCCGGGGTCAACATGGTGAATTGAAAGCGGCCTTTTTTCACTCCGATCTGGTCAAGGTGCTGCCTGATTTGGTGCTCTGTTTCCGGATTGGCGCCGGAAATGTCAATCTTCCACAGCATATTGGAAAGGAGGAACATGATGATAAAAAAAGCTGCGATCCCCAAAGTAAACCCGCTGTTTCGCATCGATTGCCTGATGATGAAAGGCAGGCCTTTCCGTTTTAAAAAACGGCATTTGCAGTCAAAGGTCCTGATGACTTTTCGAAAGGCATGTACATCGGAAAGCAGAATATAAAGAAAGACAGAGTCTTTCTTTTTTTTCACATTAAACATCGGGATGCCGCGCCTTGTGCACTCATTTAATAAACGTTCGATTCCCATTCCCGTCACTTCAAGCTGAATCTTTCCTGAGAAAAAAGAAAGCCATTTATTCTTCACGTCTCTTCCCCCTGACTTATGAATCGATATAGCGGACGAGCTCTATCGTGCCTTCAAGCAAAATTTCCTCAGGCAGGATCGTTTTAATGACAAAGTCCTTGCCCTGGATGATGCACTGCCCCTGCTTCAGCAGCAGCCTTACTTCACGGTCGCTGAAAAGCAAAAGCCCTCTATGATTCTCGATATATATGTGAAGTCTCCCTATCATCGTCATTCGCGGAAGATCCATCATGACATCAGGGGGAATTTCCAATGTTCTTGTCAGCCACGCTTTAAATCGATTTTTCTTTTGCGCCATAAAAAAAGAACCCCCTTTCATCTCATATGTATGAGTGAGAAAGGGGTTCTAACACTTTAATTTTTAAGGGCGGCGCCTCATCGTGTAATGCGGTTTTCTTGAGCGCGGCGGACCGAATACTTCACCGAGGACAATTCCTTGGACAACACTTTTCTTATTGATGTCAAGCCGTTCGGCATGCGGCTCTAACATCCGCTTGCTTTGCTTTTTGACAGCCCGTTCCACAGCCGGCATCGACCGTTCGGCATCCGCTTTGATTCTTTCAAGCTCCTGAACGAGGTCATTGCTCTTTTTCATGGCAGCGGGCTTTGCAGTTGGCTTTTCCGCTGTCTGATGGCGCTTTTCCTGCTGCTTCGGCGCTTTTGTTTTGCGCTGTTCAGGCGCTTTTTTGCGATTATTTTCTTCGTTTTCATCATTTTTTCCGATCTTGTTGAAAATGACGGAAATGATTCCGACGATGACTGCCATGATGATCGGATTGTCGAACAATAAATCAAGCAATGCGCTCCCTCCTTTTTACGGGGGCTTGTTTATTTATGATCGTCTTCATTTTGGTCTTTCGTCATTTTACCAAAGGAATCACGCATATCTGTGTCGGCATCGATGTTTTTCATATTGAGATAATCCATGACCCCGATTTTTCCGCTGCGCAATGCTTCGGACATCGCAAGCGGAACTTCCGCTTCCGCCTCGACCACTTTGGCGCGCATTTCTTCGACGCGGGCCCGCATTTCCTGTTCTTGGGCAACCGCCATGGCGCGGCGTTCTTCCGCTTTGGCCTGAGCGATGTTTTTATCGGCTTCAGCCTGGTCTGTTTGAAGAATGGCGCCGATGTTTTTGCCGATGTCCACGTCAGCGATATCGATCGACAGAATTTCAAAAGCCGTGCCTGAATCCAAACCTTTGCTCAAGACCGTTTGTGAAATCATATCCGGATTTTCAAGCACCTTTTTATGATTGTCAGACGAACCGATCGTCGAAACAATCCCTTCACCTACACGGGCGATGATTGTCTCTTCGCCTGCACCCCCGACAAGGCGGTCAATATTTGCACGAACGGTAATTCTCGCTTTCGCCTTCACTTCGATTCCATCCATCGCAACACCCGCGATAAACGGTGTTTCAATAACCTTCGGATTAACGCTCATTTGAACGGCTTCAAGCACATCGCGTCCAGCCAAATCAATGGCCGCACATCTGGCAAATGTCAATTCAATGTTAGCGCGTTGGGCGGCGATCAGCGCATTGACAACGCGGTCGACGTTCCCCCCGGCCAAGTAGTGGCTTTCAAGCTGGTTGATGGCTACATCCAGTCCCGCTTTGTGCGCTTTGATCAAAGGATTGACGACGCGGTTTGGAATGACGCGGCGGAGCCTCATACCGATCAGTGTAAAAATGCTGATTTTGACGCCTGCGGCCAAGGCCGAGATCCACAGCATCACCGGAACAAATGTAAAGAAGACAGCTAATAAAATGATGCCGGCTGCAATGATAACCAAAAGTAATAGAGTTGACGGATCCATAATATTCCTCCTAAAAAGTATGGTTTATATTTCTCTCACGACGATGCGCGAGCCTTCCACTTTCACCACTTTGACTTTCCTATCCTTTGCGGTGAACGAACCTTCGGAAACGACATCGAGCCGTTCATCGCCGATAATAACCGTTCCGGCCGGTCTGAGCGGTGTATATGTGACACCGGTTTTCCCGATCAGATCGCGCCGGGTTTCATTTGAGACATAGCCGCTTTCCGAATTGGTAGAGTCGGTTAATATTAATTTTTTAAAGAATTTCATTCTTTTCCCCAACACCCTTGTCAGTAGAATGGATGCCGCTATCGAAACAGCGGTTGCAATCAAAATCGAGACGGCCATGACCGTCACGCTTCCCGATGCTAAAAAGAGACTTAGAACAACGGCTGTGAGGCCGATAATTCCCGCGATGCCGCCCGGCAGAAAAAGTTCTAAAATAATCAATATGATACCGGCAATAAACAGAAGGAGGGTTTCCATTCCGGCGAGCCCAGCCACAAGGTGGCCGTAGAAAAAGAGCATCAGCGCCGCAAGGCCCATAGAGCCGGGAATT is a window encoding:
- a CDS encoding PhoH family protein, producing the protein MTEHLLAINQQLESPNEAQALFGNQDSHLKMMEEELNVSIVTRGETVYVAGDENTFQIVDSLLASLLNLIRKGIEISERDVIYAIKMAKKHKLEFFESMYEEEITKNAKGKPIRVKTIGQREYITAMKKHDLIFGIGPAGTGKTYLAVVKAVHELKNGRIKKIILTRPAVEAGESLGFLPGDLKEKVDPYLRPLYDALHDVLGTDHTARLLERGTIEIAPLAYMRGRTLDDAFVILDEAQNTTPAQMKMFLTRLGFGSKMVITGDITQIDLPKGVKSGLAVAKSMLLDIEGISFVELDQTDVVRHPLVARIIEAYEQTK
- the yqfD gene encoding sporulation protein YqfD, with translation MKNKWLSFFSGKIQLEVTGMGIERLLNECTRRGIPMFNVKKKKDSVFLYILLSDVHAFRKVIRTFDCKCRFLKRKGLPFIIRQSMRNSGFTLGIAAFFIIMFLLSNMLWKIDISGANPETEHQIRQHLDQIGVKKGRFQFTMLTPENIQQSLTKSVENITWVGIELNGTALHMKVVEKNEPDKEKYIGPRHIIAKKEATISKMFVEKGEPLVTVNQHVEKGEMLVSGLIGTEDEKQKVGAKGKIYGETWYKSKVTVPLETSFDVFTGKVRTKHKLSIGSLSVPFWGFAFKKEELLRPKTEVEKHSLHFMNFKLPIAYEKETTRESEQVKRVYTKKEAVQEGIKMGKRDVRKKIGEDGDIINEKVLHETSENGKVKLIILYQVIEDIVQTTPIVQETKE
- the yqfC gene encoding sporulation protein YqfC, translated to MAQKKNRFKAWLTRTLEIPPDVMMDLPRMTMIGRLHIYIENHRGLLLFSDREVRLLLKQGQCIIQGKDFVIKTILPEEILLEGTIELVRYIDS
- the floA gene encoding flotillin-like protein FloA (flotillin-like protein involved in membrane lipid rafts), with the translated sequence MDPSTLLLLVIIAAGIILLAVFFTFVPVMLWISALAAGVKISIFTLIGMRLRRVIPNRVVNPLIKAHKAGLDVAINQLESHYLAGGNVDRVVNALIAAQRANIELTFARCAAIDLAGRDVLEAVQMSVNPKVIETPFIAGVAMDGIEVKAKARITVRANIDRLVGGAGEETIIARVGEGIVSTIGSSDNHKKVLENPDMISQTVLSKGLDSGTAFEILSIDIADVDIGKNIGAILQTDQAEADKNIAQAKAEERRAMAVAQEQEMRARVEEMRAKVVEAEAEVPLAMSEALRSGKIGVMDYLNMKNIDADTDMRDSFGKMTKDQNEDDHK